Within Catenulispora sp. GP43, the genomic segment TGGCAATCGGCCGGGAACGGCTGCGACGCCTCCTTCACGAGCACAAGATCTCCTTTCAACGCACGAGGACATGGAAGGAGTCCAAGGACCCGGACAAGGATGCCAAGCTCGACCGGATCGAGGAGGTCACCACCTCGTTCCCGGACCGCTGTTTCGCGTTCGACCAGTTCGGGCCACTGTCGATCCGCCCGACTCACGGCACGTCCTGGGCACCGCGGGCCAAGCCGGACCGGCTGCCTGCGACCTACCATCGCACCCACGGCGTCCGCTACTTCCACGGCTGCTACTCGTTCGGCGAGGACCTGTTATGGGGTGTGAACCGCCGCCGCAAGGGCGGCGACCACTCCCTGACCGCACTCAAGTCGATCCGGGCAGCCCGTCCCGACGGCGAACCGATCTTCGTCATCATGGACAACCTGTCGGCGAACAAGACCCCGAAGATCCGGACCTGGGCCGGTCGTCACCAGGTCGAGCTGTGTCTGACCCCGACCAGCGCGTCCTGGGCAAATCCCATCGAGGCCCAGTTCGGGCCGCTACGCGCCTTCGTGATGGGCGACTCGGACCATCCGAACCACACCGTGCTGGCCCGCAAGCTCCAGGCCTACCTGCGCTGGCGCAACACCAACAACCGCCATCCCGACGTTCTGGCCGCCCAACGCAAGGAACGCGCCCGAGTACGCAGCGAGAAAGGCATCCGCTGGGGTGGACGGCCCCTGGCCGCCGCAGCGTGAGGCTGGCCGCGATCCGGTAGTCGCTCACGGGGCAACGCATCAACTGACCTTGTCGAGCCAGAAGCGGAAGTGGCTGCTGAAGGGTTCCGCGCAGGTACGCAACGCGGTCTGGAGCCAGTCGGCTGACGCGGCGGCCTGCGCGATGACGTCGGGCGGATAGGAGTATCGGACCTGGTGGTCAGCGAACTCGTCCTCGTCGTCGACGAAGATATCGCCCCCATCGCGGACACGGCAGACGTCGAGGTCAAGGTCGATCATGGTGACCTCGCCGGGGTTCGGCCACTGGGATGGCGTGGTGACGTCGCAGTAAGCGTCCAACCGCTGGGGCGCGTCCAGGAATAGCGCGGTCCACCACGCATAGCGGGGGATGAGCTTGACCCTGGCTTCTTTCGAGTCATAGACGGGTCCCTCGTCACCCTTGCTGTGGACGGTGCCGGCCGGCATGCCGAGCCAGACGCCGTGGTCGTCCTCCCCGAGCCGGAACATGGTGCAATGCCAATGCAGGCTGCCGTCGTACTTGCGGGCGGAGAAGAGAACCTCGGCGGCGTTCATGGCCAGCACGCTACCGCTAAGGCCGAGTCTCGCAGTCAGGAGCCGGAACTGCCTCTAGGCCTACCCGGCAAAGGATCGCGGTCACCGCACTAGCCAGGGCCCATTAGCGTTCCACTGAAGGTAGGGGAGGATTCCGTTGGCCAAGACCGATGCAGAAAAGGCATGGCGTGACTACCGTGACGCGCTCGCCAGGCTCGACACCGCTCAGCGGCGGCTCCAGCAGATCGAACACAGCAAGCTGATTGATCTACTGCGGCAGAAGTTGAAGGGTCTCGACGCGGAAGAGCGCTCGGCCTTCACGTTCGTCCGCAGCAATGCGGACATGTGGCCCCAACTGGCTATCGAGCTCTTCCCGGAGTTGGTGCGCCGCGTCTCCGGCCCGCATTGGCGTGGCGTCCGCGATAGGTGGGTGCTGCTGCACGTCGGGCCGCACGCGCTCAAGCCCCTGGTCGCTGAACACATGTCTGCTGTTCTGGCGGATCCGGAGGCCGATAGCGGAGAATATTGGGGACTTCTCGATCTCCTCTACTATGCCCGGTTCGATGACCTGATGGAGCAGCTGATCCAGGCGGCGTTGGCGTCTGAAGACGAAGACATCCGCGACGCGGGAATGGACTGGAAAATGACGTTGGAACGCAGCGGTATCTGAACTGCCACACCGGAATGCGCCGACGACACCGAAAACGGCACCGACAGCCGCCACCTCGCCCGAGGACAAGGTGGCGGCGCGCTCAGGCAGTCCCGGGGCTAGCCCAACGAGCTGGCAGCGTCGCGGATGACGTCGAGTACAGCCTTGGGCTGCGAAAGCATCGCGACGTGGCTGCTGTCGAGGCTGACGGTCTTGGCCTTCATGCGTTCGGCGGCGGCGCGCTCCAGGTCCGGGTTCACGGTCTGGTCCTGGTCGCCCACGATGTACCAGCTCGGCTTCGTGCGCCACGCGGTGCCGGGCACCTGCTGGTCGAAGATGTCTGCGATCGGCACGGCGCCGGTCGCCAGGACGAGCTTCTGCTCCTCCGGCGGCAGGTCGCCGCAGAAGTAGCCGATACCCGACTCCTTGAGCCAGACGCGGTTGTCGGCGACCTCGATGTGCTCGAAGATCGGCGTGGGCCCGTACTTGTCCTGTTGCTGCTGCGAGGTCTCGTCCTCGTCGGGGGCGAGGGCACAGATGTAGACCAGGGCGCCGACGCGGTCGTGCGTGCCGGCCTTGGTGATCAGCGTGCCACCGTAGGAGTGACCCACGAGCACGACGGGGCCGGGCACGTGGTTGATGGCGCGGGTGACGCATGCGACGTCGCCTTCGAGTGAGTCGAGCCCGTGCTGCGAGGCGAGGACTTCGTGGCCCTCGGCCTGGAGCGTGGGGATGAGCTTGGCGAAGCACGAGCCGTCGGCCCACAGACCGTGAGCGAACACGATGCTAGCCTTGCCGGCCATTGTTATCTCCTTCGTCGTCACTCTAAGTGAGAGATCCGCTTATTGGACCGCCAATGCCCCAGTTTGCATCGTAACGACGGATGCCGCTTGCCGGGAGCTGCCCTAAGCGTGAAGAGCCTGTTCAATGGACACCCTGGGTAGCGGTCGCCGGCCCCTCATCCATTTAGGTGAGCCCGCCCGCACAGAGGCGCACGCCTGCCTCGAAGCGGGCGCCGGGCACGAAAAGATCATCATCACCGTCTGCGGGGTATCACAGCGCACTGTCAACATCAACCACAGGAGGAGCCCGATGGAGAGCCCGATCGAGGTAGTGCGCAGGTTCTGCGCAGCGTGGTCGGACAACACCGGGGCCGCCGAGCTGGCGGCTTTCTTCACCGAGGATGCCACTTACCACAACATTCCACTGGCGCCGATCACCGGCCGACAGGCCATCGCCGACTCCATCGCCTCGTTCATCCGCCCCGGCCCACCCGGCATCGAGCAGATCGAGTTCAACGTCGTCAACATCGCGGCCGACGGACCGATCGTGATGACGGAGCGGGTGGACGTCTTCAGGCTCTCCGACAAATCGTTCGAACTGCCGGTCATGGGGACCTTCGAGGTGGTCGACGGCAAGATCGCAGCCTGGCGCGACTACTTCGACATGAACCAGTTCACCAGCCGGATGGGATAAGCCGGACCTCCTCAACGCTCGATTTCACATGGCGGATCTGCCGCACTGACCAGCCGGTTCAGGATGGCAGATCTCGTATGCCAGCGAGCTGGCGTGCGACGGCCGACTGGTCGGCCTCGCCCAGCACATCATCAGAGAGCAACGACGCACTCGCTGCCTACACCGGCATGTGGAACGACATGGCGAACGCCTCGCACACAGCGAACTGGCGAGACACTTCCCTCACCAATCACGCGACCGGCGAGGCACTGGCAGAGATTCTCAGCGGGCTGTATTCAATGAGTCAGCAGGGTTGGGTATCGCATGGCGCGCCCGTCCTACGTCCGCGCATCACCAGTTCGAAAGGGTCATCGAAGCCCATGTCGAGCTGGCAAACGGGGTCTGGCGCATGACCTACTACGCCGTCACCGCCGCCGGGGTACAGGACCGGGGGCGGTGCCCGGGCACCGCTGACGCGGCTACGCCGGCCGGCCGACTGGGTCGCGGAGAAGCCGCGGCTAAGACTGGAGATCGTCGAACACAGCGACGGCATGTCAGGGTTCGTGGTTCTGCCGCTCAGGTGGGTGGTGGAGCAGACTCACGCCTGGATCGTCCGGCAGCGCAGGCGCGTCCGGGACTACGAGCGGCTCCCCGAAAGCCACAAGGCCATGGCCCGTTGATCGATGGCGCTGGTCAGGATCCGACACCTGGCCCGGACCCCGCAGCGGTGAGCACCGCGAACCAGCACAGCGGCTGACACCGTAGGCGACGGCGTCGATATCAGCGCTCAGGGGACGACTCCCCTGTTCTCCTGGGTCGGGCGGCGCGGTCCGGGGTGAAAGAATGGACCGCGCCGGCCGGTGTCGGTCGTCAGCTGGTCGGCGGTTAGTGGCGCGGGTTGATCCGGCCGGTGAGGAGGTTGGGGTCCTTCTGGGTGACGTAGGCGGCGGAAGCGACGTAGAAGGTGTTGCCGCGCACGGCGACCGACGTCGGGTTCGACAGGCCGTCCTGGGCGGTCAGCACGATGGTGTGGGAGCCGTCCGGTCGCACCAGCGCTACTTCGTTGGACGGGTTGAGGGTGGCGAGCAGGCGGTCGTCGTGACCGATGAACTCGAAGTCATCGATTCCGCCGAGGCCGGTGGCGGCGATCTGGGGGGTGCCGGCGCGGCCGCGGTCACCGATCGGGTAGCGGACGATGGTGCCCTTGTCCAGGTTGGAGGCCCAGACCGCGCCGTTGTGGACTTTCAGGCCGTTGGCGCCGAGGAAGCCCGTGGACGCCAGCTCCGGTCCGGACGCCCAGACTGTTGCCGGGCCGCCGACAGCCGGAATGCGCCAGATGACGCCGAGGACCGAGTCGGTGACGTAGAAGTCGCCGGTGGTCTCGTCCCTGGCCAGCCCGTTGGGAAGCCCATTGCCGGGCAGGGCCGCGATCCGCTCCGGGGTGTCTCCGGGTCGGACCCGCCAAAGGCCCGTCAGGTCGTCGGTGCCGGTAGCCTCCAGGACGTAGAACGTGCCGTCCTCGGTGCGGACCAGTCCGGTGGACAGGGCGAAGTGCAGGACCGGGGTGTTGACGCCACCGTCGGCCGGTCCGGGGAGCGTGGCCAGGACACTGACCTTTCCGTCCCGGCCGATCCGGGCGATCTGCCGGGCGGCGGAGAACGACAGGTCCACCGCGCCGCCGCGGTCCAGGGTGATGTTCTCCGGCATCTGGCCGGCGGCCAGGTTGAAGTGGTCGGCGATGCGCACCGAGGACACCGGCGGACTAGAGGCCATCGCCGAACCGGAGACGATGACCGACACGGCGGTCGCGGCAACCGCGGCGGCCACGAGGTTTCGTATATTCCTGCGGGTGTTGAGCACGGTGGTTCCATTTCCTTGACGGGACGGACGGTTGTTCCGGGAGCAACTCTGCGGTGGTCCCGCCGAGGCAACCAGCCTCGGCCTTGCCTATCCCTGGCCGGGATAGGCTGTGGGAGCTCGCCATCCTGTGGGCCGACCACCAGGTGCGGGCCTGCGACGTCGCGGACTACGTCCTAGCCACCGCCGCACCCGGCTCACCGTCGGAGAGCGCGCTGCGCCTGCTGGCCCAGGCCACCGGGGACTATGTCAGGATTCTGCAGCCGGTATGACCGATAACGTCTCGGCAGCCATTGGTGCCGGTTACGACAGCTTGTCCCAAGTTGAGGAACATCGCGTTTGACGCCAACCACGTTTCAGGCATCGTAAGCGCCCCGCCGGAATCGCCGCGGTCGCCGCGATGCTGGCGGTCCATCGCCATCCAACTGTCCGGCGCCCGGATCAGTTCGAATCGGCGGCTTTGAAGCACAGTTCACCAGTCACATTGACCAGCTCCAGATCATCGCGGATGGCGTTTCCAAGAAGGTCGACGACGAGCACGCGGTGGTCGCAGCCTCGCCAAGTGGACATGCGGCGAGAACCACCGAGCTCAGCGGATCCAGATAGGTGTGGCCAGCTGTGCCCCGCCTGGACCGGCTACTCGCCGGTTTGCTGCTGAGCGTCGTAGCCTTCGACGAACAGCAATCGGCGGCGCAGAGCCTTGCTCGCCAGGGCACGGGCCGGGGCGTATTCCACAGAGTCGTACCAGGTTCTGAGCGTGGCCATATCGGCGAACTCGATGACGACAAGCCTCCGGTTGCCGGACCACTCCCCCTCCGCGGCGGTCGGCGACGCGGCCAGGACGAGATAGCGGCCGCCGAAGTGGCCGACAGCCGCGCGCGCCAGCCGGACGTATTCCCTCGCCGCCTCCCGGTCGATGGTTTCGACCTCTGTGATGCTGTATGCGGGCATGGGAAGCTCCTTCCCGATCGAGGTCTATGAAGCGTCTTCGGCGAGGATGCGGTCGCGAGCGGCGTTGAGCGCCGCGGTCACAGCGTCTGCGGGCCGGTTGAAGCTGGCGAACGGCGCCGACGGGACACCGGTGCGGGCCTCTTCGCCGTGCTTGCGACCGAAGCCGCTGTCGCCGCGGCCGCCAAACGGCAATGCGGAGCATCGAGGTCATGGCCATCGCGTGGATCACGATGGCCGCCGGGTGTGGCCAAGGGGAAGTTCCACGGGCCGATCACACCGAGCACACCGTAGGGCAGGTGCTCGATCCAGGCACGCTGGTTGGCCGCGCTCGGCGGTACCTAGACGTCTCGGCGGCCGAGCACCGCCGAGTTCCCACCACGGGCCGGCGGCTGCGCGAGCACCGGCCAGTGTAACCATCTCTGCTCCCTGCTATGCCATGTGCTTGTCGAACCAGTCGAGCATCGGAGCCGGGCGACGCTGGAACTCCAGGTATCCGTCGAACCTGGCCGTGGTGCCCTCGATCCAGGTGAGCCTCTTGTCTGCGACGGGGATGTTGTCGAACATCGTCTGGACGTCGCTGGGCTCTGTGAGTACGTCGTCGCGCACCTGATAGAGGAATGTCGGTACGCGCACGCTCTTCGCCCAGCTCGGCGCGTCGCGTTCGGCGAAGCCCATGCTGGTCCGCCGGATGATCTTCTGCTCGAACTCGTCGATGCGGTCGGCGAGCCCGAGCATACCGAGGCGGCGTTGCACGATGGTGCGGGCCGTCACCGGCTGCGGCGCGACGAGCGCCCGCACGCCGTCGAACGCGTGCGGGAACTGCGTCATGGCCGCGAACGTGGAGCTCGCGCCCATGCATCGGCTGAACAGGCCGATCGTCAGGTCGCGGGTCTCGGGGCGGACCCGGGCAAAAGCGAGCGAGCCGACGACGTCGCGCGCCTCGTAGATGCCGCTGGAGGTGATCCCGCCGTTCGCGCCGCCGCTGTGGCCGTGATTGCGCAGGTCGTAGGCGAGCACGTGGTAGCCGGCGTCGTGCAGGATCCGGTAGTCGGGCACAAAGTCGACCTCGAACCCGTTGCCGCTGGCGGCCCACTCGGTGTGCCACGGCTCCAGGTGCGCGGGGAGGCCGGCGCGGTTGAAGCCCATCGGATGGTTCGCGATGATCAGCTTGTCCGAGCCCGGGGCTGGGATGTACCAGCCTTCGAGCGGGACTCCGTCGTGGGACGGGAAGCTGACGCGCTCGTAGTCGAGTCCGTAGTCGCCGGGCGTGTGCAAGATCGGCGAGCGACGCTGGAAGCTGAAGCCGTCGGCGAACCTTTCCAGGATCTGCTGGGCCTGGGCCTCGGAGAGCGTGGTCGGAGTATCGGTGGCGGGCATTGGCCGGTTCCTCTCCTACTGAGCCTGAACGGCCGGCTTGAGTGTGTCCTGGCACCACTGGCGGAAGCTCGTCGGCGTGCTGGTCAGCGGTGTGCGGATCGCGGCGTTGTCGAGCCCCGCGTTCTTGGCGGACATCATGTCCGTCATGGCCTGGGCCATCGCTTGGCTCATGCCGCGTCCGGCGAGGTTCGCGGTGAACGTCTCGAACGGGATCCGCTGGTAGCGCACCGGGGTGCCCAGCACCTCGGAGATGATCCGCGCCATGTCGTTGTAGGACAGGTCCTCGGGGCCGAGCAGCGGCTGCTCGGCCACCCCGTCCCATGTCTCATCGAGTAACAACCGGGCTGCGGTCGCGGCGATGTCACGGGTGGCGACCGACGGGAGTCCGCGGTCGGCGTCGATCGGTCCGAAGAACATGCCGCTGTTCTTGATCGGGGAGGCCTGCCACAGCAGGTTGTCCATGAACGAGGGCATCGTCAGAGCGCGGTAGGCGACGCCGCTGCCCGCGATCAGATCGTCCATCGCCAGGGTCGCGGTGACGTGGCCGGCCTTGTCGGCGACGTCTGTACCGCGGCCAAGGGCCGAGACACCGACGACGCGGCGCACCCCGTGGCGTTCGAACGCCGCCACGGCGGGGCGAGCGAAACCGACGTAGGCCTCCTCGACGCTGGCAGCCTCATCGTCCGGCGGCACCAGCCAGAACACCGCGTCGGCGTCCTTGAACGCCCGGTCGAGCACCGCGGCGTCGCCGTGTGAGCCTTCGACGACCTCGACGCGCCGACGTACCTGCTCGGGCAGCCGGGCCGGATCGCGCACGATGACGCGTACCGGCTGGGCATCGGCTCCGTCGAGGACGTCGGCCAGGACCTGGCGGCCGATCTGGCCGGTCGGTGTGGTGATGACGATCATGATTGCTCCTGGCTTCGTAGCTGTCATCTCCACAGTGCGCGCCGACACGTGTGCCCGTCCAAGACGTATTCCTGAACGCAATGCGTATCACTTATGACAGCAGATCAAAGCTGCCTTGCGGCGGAGCATCTGCTACCGTCGAAGGGTGTCTGACAGACCGTTCGCCGCCGCGGACGATCTGGGTCTGCGAGCCGTTCGGCTGTTCGTCGCGGTCGCCGAGGCCCGGCATTTCGGCCGTGCGGCAGCCGAGTTGCTCGTCTCCCAGCCGTACCTGAGCCAGCAGATCCGCGCTCTGGAGCAGCGACTGGGCGTGCGCCTGCTCGACCGCAGCCCGCGGGGCACCAGCCTGACCGAGGCCGGTGAGGTGTTCCTGCCCCGGGCCAGAGCGCTGTTGCGCTCGGCGGTTCAGGCCGAGGCGGCGGCGCGCGCGGCAGCCACGCCGAGCCGCATTACCATCGGCCACACCAGGCACATCGACGTCGAGGCCGCAGTGCGCGAACTGCGCAGACTCCACCCCGATGCCGAGGTGCACGTCATAGACCTGAATTGGAACGAGCCGCGCGAGGCTTTGCTGGAGCACCGGGTGGACGCTGTGGTGGCCCGCTTCCCGCTGACCACCGACGCGTTGGATGTCACCGTCCTGTACGACGAGCCGCGCGAACTGCTCGTCCCCCTGGACCATCGGCTCGCCGGCAAGGAGTCGGCCGCGCTGTCCGATATCGCTGACGAGCCTCTCCCGAAGCTGCCGGACCCGGCGTGGAACGCCTTCTGGCGTATCGACCCCCGCCCCGACGGCAGCCACGCACCCGACGGCCCGGCG encodes:
- a CDS encoding IS630 family transposase — protein: MAEPVRARRLTDQEGRRLLQIVRRGRHDAVTVRRALIIMASVSGTTPVTIARLVAAHEDTVRDVIHAFNDKGLAALDPKWAGGRPRRITEEDIAFIIETARTRPEKLGRPFTHWSVRKLAAYLGANNTRTVAIGRERLRRLLHEHKISFQRTRTWKESKDPDKDAKLDRIEEVTTSFPDRCFAFDQFGPLSIRPTHGTSWAPRAKPDRLPATYHRTHGVRYFHGCYSFGEDLLWGVNRRRKGGDHSLTALKSIRAARPDGEPIFVIMDNLSANKTPKIRTWAGRHQVELCLTPTSASWANPIEAQFGPLRAFVMGDSDHPNHTVLARKLQAYLRWRNTNNRHPDVLAAQRKERARVRSEKGIRWGGRPLAAAA
- a CDS encoding DUF402 domain-containing protein; translated protein: MNAAEVLFSARKYDGSLHWHCTMFRLGEDDHGVWLGMPAGTVHSKGDEGPVYDSKEARVKLIPRYAWWTALFLDAPQRLDAYCDVTTPSQWPNPGEVTMIDLDLDVCRVRDGGDIFVDDEDEFADHQVRYSYPPDVIAQAAASADWLQTALRTCAEPFSSHFRFWLDKVS
- a CDS encoding alpha/beta fold hydrolase codes for the protein MAGKASIVFAHGLWADGSCFAKLIPTLQAEGHEVLASQHGLDSLEGDVACVTRAINHVPGPVVLVGHSYGGTLITKAGTHDRVGALVYICALAPDEDETSQQQQDKYGPTPIFEHIEVADNRVWLKESGIGYFCGDLPPEEQKLVLATGAVPIADIFDQQVPGTAWRTKPSWYIVGDQDQTVNPDLERAAAERMKAKTVSLDSSHVAMLSQPKAVLDVIRDAASSLG
- a CDS encoding limonene-1,2-epoxide hydrolase family protein, with translation MDTLGSGRRPLIHLGEPARTEAHACLEAGAGHEKIIITVCGVSQRTVNINHRRSPMESPIEVVRRFCAAWSDNTGAAELAAFFTEDATYHNIPLAPITGRQAIADSIASFIRPGPPGIEQIEFNVVNIAADGPIVMTERVDVFRLSDKSFELPVMGTFEVVDGKIAAWRDYFDMNQFTSRMG
- a CDS encoding SMP-30/gluconolactonase/LRE family protein; this encodes MAAAVAATAVSVIVSGSAMASSPPVSSVRIADHFNLAAGQMPENITLDRGGAVDLSFSAARQIARIGRDGKVSVLATLPGPADGGVNTPVLHFALSTGLVRTEDGTFYVLEATGTDDLTGLWRVRPGDTPERIAALPGNGLPNGLARDETTGDFYVTDSVLGVIWRIPAVGGPATVWASGPELASTGFLGANGLKVHNGAVWASNLDKGTIVRYPIGDRGRAGTPQIAATGLGGIDDFEFIGHDDRLLATLNPSNEVALVRPDGSHTIVLTAQDGLSNPTSVAVRGNTFYVASAAYVTQKDPNLLTGRINPRH
- a CDS encoding DUF1330 domain-containing protein; its protein translation is MPAYSITEVETIDREAAREYVRLARAAVGHFGGRYLVLAASPTAAEGEWSGNRRLVVIEFADMATLRTWYDSVEYAPARALASKALRRRLLFVEGYDAQQQTGE
- a CDS encoding alpha/beta hydrolase — its product is MPATDTPTTLSEAQAQQILERFADGFSFQRRSPILHTPGDYGLDYERVSFPSHDGVPLEGWYIPAPGSDKLIIANHPMGFNRAGLPAHLEPWHTEWAASGNGFEVDFVPDYRILHDAGYHVLAYDLRNHGHSGGANGGITSSGIYEARDVVGSLAFARVRPETRDLTIGLFSRCMGASSTFAAMTQFPHAFDGVRALVAPQPVTARTIVQRRLGMLGLADRIDEFEQKIIRRTSMGFAERDAPSWAKSVRVPTFLYQVRDDVLTEPSDVQTMFDNIPVADKRLTWIEGTTARFDGYLEFQRRPAPMLDWFDKHMA
- a CDS encoding NAD(P)H-binding protein; this translates as MIVITTPTGQIGRQVLADVLDGADAQPVRVIVRDPARLPEQVRRRVEVVEGSHGDAAVLDRAFKDADAVFWLVPPDDEAASVEEAYVGFARPAVAAFERHGVRRVVGVSALGRGTDVADKAGHVTATLAMDDLIAGSGVAYRALTMPSFMDNLLWQASPIKNSGMFFGPIDADRGLPSVATRDIAATAARLLLDETWDGVAEQPLLGPEDLSYNDMARIISEVLGTPVRYQRIPFETFTANLAGRGMSQAMAQAMTDMMSAKNAGLDNAAIRTPLTSTPTSFRQWCQDTLKPAVQAQ
- a CDS encoding LysR family transcriptional regulator, with the protein product MSDRPFAAADDLGLRAVRLFVAVAEARHFGRAAAELLVSQPYLSQQIRALEQRLGVRLLDRSPRGTSLTEAGEVFLPRARALLRSAVQAEAAARAAATPSRITIGHTRHIDVEAAVRELRRLHPDAEVHVIDLNWNEPREALLEHRVDAVVARFPLTTDALDVTVLYDEPRELLVPLDHRLAGKESAALSDIADEPLPKLPDPAWNAFWRIDPRPDGSHAPDGPAIEVLEDKLELIAAGQAVAIVAAGFRGVRPDLTTVPLPDIEPSHVVLATRTGDRNRLVEAFRKCTRRNLTGPPLPASSPEVPPTS